One Clostridium sp. CM027 genomic window carries:
- the dxr gene encoding 1-deoxy-D-xylulose-5-phosphate reductoisomerase — MKKITILGVTGSIGTQTLDVIRNDIENFTIVGISANTNYEKIIPIIEEFKPKYVTMMDEAASLKLKKHCMLKKYSTKILQGLEGLNYISTLPEVNIVVTAVVGMIGLVPTMKAINAGKDIALANKETLVAAGGLVMDAAKKNHVNILPVDSEHGAIFQCLQGNKSESVNKIIITASGGPFRGKNKQQLIEIKPEEALKHPKWEMGRKISIDSSTLMNKGLEVIEAHWLFGVDYENIQVVVHPQSIIHSMVEYMDASVIAQMSSADMRLPIQYAINYPERNNAVIDKLDFYNMGNLTFEKPDMDTFKCLKLAYKAGEMSGNMPAIMNAANEVAVELFLDYKIKYLIIEDIIEKCMNKFEHNINPDLEEILEIDLKVREYVRNNYDKE, encoded by the coding sequence AGATTACTATTTTAGGAGTTACTGGGTCGATAGGAACTCAAACTTTAGATGTTATTCGAAATGATATTGAAAATTTCACTATTGTGGGAATTTCTGCTAACACCAATTATGAGAAGATTATACCCATCATAGAAGAATTTAAGCCTAAATATGTTACCATGATGGACGAGGCGGCTTCATTAAAACTTAAAAAACATTGCATGCTAAAAAAATATTCAACAAAAATATTGCAGGGACTGGAGGGACTAAATTATATAAGTACACTACCTGAAGTTAATATTGTAGTAACCGCAGTTGTGGGTATGATAGGCTTAGTTCCCACTATGAAAGCAATTAATGCTGGTAAGGATATTGCTTTAGCTAATAAAGAGACACTAGTTGCAGCAGGTGGACTAGTAATGGATGCTGCTAAAAAAAATCATGTAAATATTTTACCGGTTGATTCAGAACATGGTGCTATTTTTCAATGTCTACAGGGTAATAAGTCGGAATCTGTTAACAAAATAATAATAACCGCATCAGGTGGTCCGTTTAGAGGCAAAAATAAGCAACAATTAATAGAAATAAAACCGGAAGAGGCGCTTAAACATCCTAAATGGGAAATGGGTAGAAAAATATCTATTGACTCCTCAACACTTATGAATAAAGGCCTAGAGGTTATAGAGGCACACTGGTTATTTGGGGTAGATTACGAAAATATACAAGTGGTAGTTCATCCTCAAAGTATAATACATTCTATGGTAGAATACATGGATGCAAGTGTAATAGCACAAATGAGTTCTGCTGACATGAGACTTCCTATTCAATATGCTATAAACTATCCTGAAAGAAATAATGCTGTTATCGATAAATTGGACTTTTATAATATGGGTAATTTAACTTTTGAAAAACCGGATATGGATACGTTCAAATGTCTTAAATTAGCCTATAAAGCAGGTGAAATGAGCGGAAATATGCCTGCTATTATGAATGCTGCTAATGAAGTAGCTGTTGAATTATTTTTGGATTATAAAATTAAGTATCTTATAATAGAAGATATTATAGAAAAATGCATGAATAAATTTGAGCATAATATTAATCCAGATTTAGAAGAAATTTTAGAAATTGACTTAAAGGTAAGAGAATATGTAAGAAATAATTATGATAAAGAGTAG
- the rseP gene encoding RIP metalloprotease RseP has product MSNIIANIPYFIMAMLAFSLLIIIHELGHFILCKLNGVKVSEFSLGMGPKIFGIKGKETEYLIKAFPIGGYVKMEGEDGESNDPRSFTNKTPGQKLSIVSAGAIMNLILAVVLFAMVGASKGYILPIIGELVPNSPAMKAGIQVGDEITKINKTKIDRWDQVQNEIFVSKGESMDIEIVRNSKVEKITLKPIKNVKEKLFFVGVSPSMVEKKMNPGKAVIYGFDQIGNTVKQIFEFFGNVFHGKVSANDVGGPISIIRFSGKAAQAGITTLMYFTALMSVQLGIFNIIPFPALDGGWIFMLLFEIISGKKLDDNKVATINYIGFMFLMAFMVLVVIKDIVSPLKF; this is encoded by the coding sequence ATGAGTAATATTATAGCAAACATACCATACTTTATTATGGCTATGTTAGCATTTAGTCTTCTGATTATAATACATGAATTAGGTCATTTTATTCTATGTAAGCTAAATGGAGTAAAAGTAAGTGAATTTTCTTTAGGGATGGGACCTAAAATCTTTGGAATTAAAGGAAAAGAAACGGAGTATTTGATTAAGGCATTTCCTATTGGAGGATATGTTAAAATGGAAGGGGAAGATGGAGAAAGTAATGATCCGAGATCTTTCACAAATAAAACCCCGGGTCAAAAACTAAGCATAGTTTCTGCTGGAGCAATTATGAATTTAATATTGGCAGTAGTTTTATTTGCTATGGTAGGTGCGTCTAAAGGATACATATTACCAATAATTGGGGAGTTGGTACCTAATAGTCCAGCCATGAAAGCTGGGATACAAGTTGGAGATGAAATTACTAAGATTAATAAGACTAAAATAGATAGATGGGATCAAGTTCAAAATGAGATTTTTGTTTCTAAAGGTGAAAGTATGGATATTGAAATAGTAAGAAATTCAAAAGTAGAAAAAATCACCCTTAAACCCATTAAGAACGTGAAAGAAAAATTATTTTTTGTAGGAGTCTCTCCTTCTATGGTTGAGAAAAAAATGAACCCTGGCAAAGCTGTGATTTATGGATTTGATCAAATTGGTAATACTGTAAAACAAATTTTTGAATTTTTCGGTAACGTATTCCACGGGAAGGTTTCAGCAAATGATGTCGGAGGACCAATAAGCATAATAAGATTTTCTGGAAAAGCGGCACAAGCTGGAATTACAACCTTAATGTATTTTACTGCATTAATGAGTGTGCAATTAGGAATATTCAATATAATACCTTTCCCAGCACTAGATGGAGGATGGATTTTTATGTTGTTATTTGAAATAATATCAGGTAAAAAATTAGATGATAATAAAGTTGCAACTATAAATTACATTGGATTTATGTTTTTAATGGCATTTATGGTGTTAGTAGTTATTAAGGATATAGTTAGTCCGCTAAAATTCTAG
- the ispG gene encoding flavodoxin-dependent (E)-4-hydroxy-3-methylbut-2-enyl-diphosphate synthase, translated as MRERKTKKIRVGNVYIGGDSKIAVQSMTNTDTRDVEATVNQILQLEKVGCDIVRCAVPDMQAAEAVKNIVKRIHIPLVADIHFDYRLALKSIENGISKLRINPGNIGSRDKIKLVAEAAKENGIPIRIGVNSGSLEKDILEKYGHVCAQALVESALRHVKILESFNFYDIVISIKSSDVVMMIESYKLLSGKVDYPLHLGVTEAGTTWRGTIKSSIGIGALLAEGIGDTIRVSLTGDVVDEVKVGIEILKSLGYIDDGIKFVSCPTCGRTQINLIKIANEVEKRLECCNKNIKIAIMGCIVNGPGEAREADIGIAGGNGVGLIFKKGEIIKTVKEEDLVEELIREIDKL; from the coding sequence ATGAGGGAGCGCAAAACGAAGAAGATTAGAGTTGGAAATGTGTATATAGGTGGAGATTCAAAGATAGCAGTACAGTCGATGACCAATACAGACACAAGGGATGTAGAAGCTACAGTAAATCAAATTCTTCAGCTAGAAAAGGTAGGGTGTGACATTGTAAGATGCGCAGTCCCAGATATGCAAGCGGCTGAGGCTGTTAAGAACATAGTGAAAAGAATTCACATACCACTTGTGGCAGATATTCATTTTGACTATAGGCTAGCTTTAAAATCTATTGAGAACGGGATATCCAAATTAAGAATTAATCCAGGTAATATTGGAAGCCGCGATAAAATAAAATTAGTCGCAGAAGCAGCTAAAGAGAATGGCATTCCCATTAGAATTGGTGTGAATTCAGGATCACTAGAAAAAGATATTCTTGAAAAGTATGGTCATGTATGCGCGCAGGCACTAGTTGAAAGTGCGTTAAGACATGTTAAAATACTTGAAAGTTTTAATTTTTATGACATAGTTATTTCTATAAAATCGTCAGATGTGGTCATGATGATTGAAAGTTACAAATTATTATCAGGTAAAGTAGATTATCCGCTACACCTCGGTGTTACTGAGGCTGGAACTACATGGAGAGGGACAATAAAATCAAGTATAGGTATTGGGGCGCTTTTAGCTGAGGGGATTGGAGATACTATAAGGGTGTCACTAACGGGGGATGTAGTAGACGAGGTTAAAGTCGGCATAGAAATCCTGAAATCCTTAGGGTATATAGATGATGGAATTAAATTTGTATCATGCCCAACATGTGGTAGAACTCAAATTAATCTTATTAAAATTGCAAATGAAGTAGAAAAAAGATTAGAATGTTGCAATAAGAACATAAAGATTGCAATAATGGGATGTATCGTTAATGGCCCCGGTGAAGCAAGAGAAGCTGATATTGGCATAGCCGGAGGTAACGGAGTTGGTCTCATATTTAAAAAAGGTGAAATAATTAAAACCGTTAAAGAAGAAGATTTAGTGGAAGAACTTATTCGCGAGATAGATAAATTATAG
- a CDS encoding PolC-type DNA polymerase III — MNVNLAEMLKNDFNLNEETLAADIKVLRVQYLKKSNKLRVLIKSLEDIDDNKKLLIKNIISKRVGSFEDIQLICYKDVSNATIEDIKDKFWVDVVNVIATSQPSSKDSLLKSSRIIENGTLKIQCGNDFMCKILRDKNIEILIKDTINDMFGVSSLVKLEHNSKLSKEDYFGKKEKENEVIIKEIIKNINIEKKDKPQSNNQNNDKTNKFSKPGYRKDEAADANTIMGRNIKSETIAIGEIDEASGIVCVCGDIFKIKIIETKTGRIIITFYITDYSSSITVKCFPKPKDVEKIMDEIKVGLFCKVRGEASYDTYAKEVVVMARDIIKLKKIERMDTAQEKRVELHLHTQMSAMDGISPAAKLVERAAKWGHCAVAITDHGVVQAFPEAMDAAKKNKIKVIYGVEGYLVDDGVPIVINSKNENIDDCFVVFDLETTGLSSENDRITEIGAVKVENGKIVDRFNEFVNPGIDIPYKITELTGITNDMVAGSASIEEVLPNFLQFARGSVVVAHNADFDTSFIKKNSERLNLKFENAIMDTIPLAKYLLPDLKTFKLNVVAKHLGITLENHHRAVDDAKATAQILLHCFGLLKENNIFDLDTLNKEFLGDFNIKKANTYHVIILAKNQVGLKNLYKLISASNLEHFHRRPRLPKTLIEKYRDGLIVGSACEAGQVYKEVLHGKSEEDIRKIVKFYDYLEIQPLLNNKFMIKNGTVKDESELMDINRKICAIGEKNNLPVVATGDVHFLEASDEVFRKILMAGKGFSDADDQPPLYFKTTNEMLKEFSYLGEKKCREVVIGNPNKIAEMVEVIKPIPDGTYTPKIEGAEEDIRKMTSDKVHSIYGDSLPEVVEKRLEKELNSIINNGYAVLYLIAEKLVAKSIADGYLVGSRGSVGSSFAANMSNITEVNGLPPHYVCPDCKKSEFFLDGSIGSGADLPDKECPNCGALYKKDGHDIPFETFLGFEGDKEPDIDLNFSGENQADIHRYTEVLFGKGHTFKAGTIGTIADKTAYGYVKKYLGEKNVMVPQAEIERLVLGCTGVKRTSGQHPGGIMVVPSDNDIHNFCPVQHPADDPNSDIITTHFDYHSISGRLLKLDILGHDDPTMLKMLQDLTGLDPITIPLSDPSVISLFTSPAALGLTIKELGCEVGSYGVPEFGTKFVRQMLLDTQPKSFSDLVRISGLSHGTDVWINNAQYYIKEGFTTLKDCISTRDDIMVYLMQKNLEPKTAFTIMEKVRKGKGLTEDDEKVMREHDVPDWYIGSCKKIKYMFPKGHAVAYVMMAVRIAYYKVYYPKEYYATFFTIRADDFDANLIVKGESAISAKMDELTALGKDIGMKEKGLLTALELSFEMYKRGIKLLNVDLYKSEAVKFTIEDDAIRPPLSGLEGVGENAAKSIVLERPEGEFISKEDLRIRCKVSKTVIESLDNHGCLKELPDTNQLSFF; from the coding sequence ATGAATGTAAATTTAGCTGAAATGCTGAAAAATGATTTTAACTTAAATGAAGAAACATTAGCAGCTGATATTAAGGTATTGAGAGTTCAATACCTTAAAAAAAGCAATAAATTAAGGGTGTTAATCAAATCTTTAGAGGATATAGATGATAATAAAAAGCTACTAATCAAAAATATTATTTCAAAACGAGTAGGTAGTTTTGAGGATATACAGTTAATTTGCTACAAAGATGTGTCAAATGCCACTATAGAAGATATAAAAGATAAGTTTTGGGTAGATGTTGTAAATGTAATAGCTACCTCACAGCCGTCAAGTAAGGATAGTTTACTTAAATCTTCTAGAATAATTGAAAACGGCACTCTAAAAATCCAGTGTGGAAATGATTTTATGTGCAAAATTTTAAGAGATAAGAACATAGAAATTCTTATAAAAGATACTATAAATGATATGTTTGGAGTTAGTTCATTAGTGAAATTGGAACATAACAGTAAACTTTCTAAAGAAGATTATTTTGGTAAAAAGGAAAAAGAAAATGAAGTTATTATAAAAGAAATTATTAAAAATATTAATATAGAAAAGAAGGACAAACCTCAAAGTAATAATCAAAATAATGATAAAACAAATAAATTTAGCAAACCGGGCTACAGAAAAGATGAAGCAGCGGATGCAAACACTATAATGGGAAGAAATATAAAAAGTGAGACCATAGCGATAGGAGAGATAGATGAAGCTTCAGGAATAGTCTGTGTCTGTGGAGATATCTTTAAAATTAAAATAATTGAAACAAAAACGGGTAGAATAATCATTACATTCTATATTACAGATTATTCAAGTTCAATTACAGTGAAATGTTTTCCAAAGCCTAAAGATGTAGAAAAGATAATGGACGAAATTAAAGTGGGACTTTTCTGTAAGGTGCGAGGAGAAGCAAGTTATGATACCTACGCAAAAGAAGTTGTTGTAATGGCTAGGGATATAATTAAACTTAAGAAAATAGAAAGAATGGATACTGCGCAGGAGAAAAGAGTTGAACTTCATTTGCATACACAAATGAGTGCAATGGATGGGATAAGCCCTGCGGCTAAACTTGTAGAAAGAGCGGCTAAATGGGGGCACTGCGCAGTAGCGATAACTGACCATGGCGTGGTACAAGCTTTTCCAGAAGCTATGGATGCAGCTAAAAAGAATAAAATAAAGGTTATATATGGTGTAGAGGGCTATTTAGTAGACGATGGAGTACCAATTGTTATTAATAGTAAAAATGAAAATATAGATGATTGTTTTGTAGTTTTTGATTTAGAAACAACAGGGCTTTCTAGTGAAAATGATAGAATTACTGAAATTGGTGCAGTTAAAGTTGAAAATGGGAAAATAGTAGATAGATTTAATGAATTTGTAAATCCGGGGATAGACATACCTTATAAAATTACTGAACTAACTGGAATTACAAATGATATGGTTGCAGGCTCTGCTTCTATTGAAGAAGTGCTTCCTAATTTTTTACAGTTTGCACGTGGTAGCGTAGTGGTAGCCCATAATGCTGACTTCGATACATCTTTTATCAAAAAAAATTCAGAGAGGTTGAATTTGAAGTTTGAAAATGCAATTATGGATACAATTCCTTTAGCTAAATATTTACTTCCAGACCTTAAAACATTTAAGCTGAATGTAGTAGCTAAGCATTTGGGCATCACCCTGGAGAACCATCATAGAGCTGTAGATGATGCTAAAGCCACAGCGCAAATATTATTACATTGTTTTGGTTTACTTAAAGAAAATAACATTTTTGACTTAGATACTTTAAACAAAGAGTTTTTAGGTGACTTTAATATAAAAAAGGCAAATACTTATCATGTGATTATTTTGGCAAAAAATCAAGTAGGTCTTAAAAATCTTTACAAGCTTATTTCAGCTTCCAATTTAGAACATTTTCATAGAAGACCTAGGCTTCCTAAAACCTTAATTGAGAAGTATAGAGATGGTCTTATAGTAGGATCAGCCTGCGAAGCTGGGCAAGTGTATAAGGAAGTTCTACATGGAAAATCGGAAGAAGATATTAGGAAGATTGTGAAGTTCTATGATTATTTAGAAATACAACCTCTACTAAATAATAAATTCATGATTAAAAATGGCACAGTAAAAGATGAAAGTGAATTAATGGATATTAATAGAAAAATATGTGCTATAGGAGAAAAAAATAATTTGCCTGTAGTTGCTACAGGTGATGTACATTTTTTAGAAGCTTCTGATGAAGTTTTTAGAAAAATTTTAATGGCTGGCAAAGGTTTTTCAGATGCAGATGATCAACCGCCACTATATTTTAAAACTACTAATGAAATGTTAAAAGAATTTTCATATCTAGGTGAAAAAAAATGCAGAGAAGTTGTAATTGGTAATCCTAATAAAATTGCTGAAATGGTAGAAGTTATAAAACCAATACCAGATGGAACTTATACCCCTAAAATAGAAGGTGCAGAAGAGGACATCCGCAAGATGACATCAGATAAAGTTCATTCAATATATGGAGATTCCTTACCAGAGGTAGTTGAAAAAAGATTGGAGAAGGAATTAAATTCTATTATAAATAATGGATATGCTGTACTTTACTTAATAGCTGAAAAATTAGTAGCAAAATCAATTGCTGACGGTTATTTAGTAGGGTCGAGAGGCTCAGTTGGATCTTCTTTTGCAGCTAATATGTCTAATATAACAGAAGTAAATGGGCTTCCACCTCATTATGTATGTCCTGATTGTAAAAAGAGCGAATTTTTTTTAGATGGATCTATTGGTTCGGGTGCTGATTTACCTGATAAAGAGTGCCCAAATTGTGGTGCACTATATAAAAAAGATGGTCATGATATTCCATTTGAAACTTTTTTAGGGTTTGAAGGAGATAAAGAACCGGATATAGATTTGAATTTCTCAGGTGAAAATCAAGCAGATATACATAGGTATACAGAGGTGTTGTTTGGAAAGGGGCATACCTTTAAGGCTGGAACAATTGGAACAATTGCTGACAAAACTGCTTATGGTTATGTGAAAAAATATTTAGGAGAAAAAAACGTTATGGTCCCTCAAGCTGAAATAGAACGACTTGTGCTAGGGTGTACTGGCGTTAAGAGAACCTCAGGGCAACATCCAGGTGGAATAATGGTTGTTCCAAGTGACAATGATATACATAATTTTTGCCCAGTACAACACCCTGCTGACGATCCAAATTCAGATATTATTACAACTCATTTTGATTATCATTCCATAAGTGGAAGGCTATTGAAACTGGATATTCTTGGACATGATGATCCTACAATGCTTAAAATGCTTCAAGATTTAACTGGACTCGACCCTATAACTATTCCACTATCAGATCCGAGTGTAATAAGTTTATTTACATCTCCTGCGGCACTGGGGCTCACCATTAAAGAGTTGGGCTGTGAAGTAGGAAGTTACGGTGTTCCAGAATTTGGTACGAAATTTGTTAGACAAATGCTTTTAGATACACAGCCTAAATCTTTTTCAGACTTGGTTAGAATTTCTGGACTCTCTCATGGTACTGACGTATGGATTAATAATGCACAATATTATATTAAAGAAGGATTTACTACACTTAAAGATTGTATTTCTACAAGAGATGATATAATGGTTTATCTAATGCAGAAAAATCTTGAACCTAAGACTGCTTTTACTATCATGGAGAAGGTACGAAAAGGTAAAGGGCTTACGGAAGACGATGAGAAAGTAATGAGAGAGCATGACGTGCCAGATTGGTATATAGGGTCATGTAAAAAGATAAAGTACATGTTTCCTAAAGGACATGCAGTTGCATATGTAATGATGGCGGTAAGAATAGCATATTATAAGGTTTATTACCCAAAGGAATACTATGCTACTTTCTTTACTATAAGAGCAGATGACTTTGATGCTAATTTGATTGTAAAAGGTGAGAGTGCTATAAGTGCTAAAATGGATGAACTAACAGCTCTAGGTAAGGACATAGGTATGAAAGAAAAAGGACTTCTTACAGCGCTGGAGTTATCTTTTGAAATGTATAAAAGAGGGATAAAATTATTAAATGTAGATCTTTATAAGTCTGAGGCAGTTAAATTTACAATTGAAGATGACGCGATAAGGCCTCCACTAAGCGGGCTTGAAGGTGTAGGTGAAAATGCCGCTAAAAGCATAGTTTTGGAAAGACCTGAAGGGGAGTTTATATCTAAAGAAGATTTGAGAATTCGCTGCAAGGTTTCCAAAACAGTTATTGAGTCCTTAGATAATCATGGGTGTTTAAAAGAACTACCTGATACAAATCAGTTGTCGTTTTTTTAG
- the rimP gene encoding ribosome maturation factor RimP, whose translation MKNALLQKLRKIIQPIAEKNNCELYYLEYVKESGENFLRIYIDSSNGISLEDCEKTSRAVSEILDVEDLITDSYCLEVSSPGIERILYDDNHLKKYIGQNVLINLNSLYEGTKKIEGNLLGFSDVQIEIEYDGNNISIPKEKISIVSLKPVL comes from the coding sequence ATGAAAAATGCCTTGTTGCAAAAACTTAGAAAAATAATTCAACCAATAGCAGAAAAAAATAATTGCGAATTATATTATTTGGAGTATGTAAAAGAATCAGGAGAAAATTTCTTGAGGATTTATATAGATAGTTCTAATGGGATATCGTTAGAAGATTGTGAAAAAACAAGTAGAGCTGTAAGTGAAATATTAGATGTAGAAGATCTAATAACTGATAGTTACTGTTTAGAAGTCTCCTCTCCAGGAATTGAGAGAATTTTATATGATGACAATCATCTGAAAAAATATATAGGCCAAAACGTATTAATTAATTTAAATAGTCTATATGAGGGAACAAAAAAAATTGAAGGCAATTTATTAGGATTTTCGGATGTGCAAATAGAAATTGAATATGATGGGAATAATATATCTATTCCGAAAGAAAAGATTTCCATTGTGAGTTTGAAACCGGTGCTGTAA
- the nusA gene encoding transcription termination factor NusA: MNQEFIEALREIVEQKGISEDLLFETIEDALVAAYKKNFATLSNSNQSVKVSMNRETGEIHIYGQKTVVEEVFEDANEISLEGAKEYSPKYQIDDTVDIEVTPRKFGRIAAQAAKQVVIQRIKEAERNIIYNEFITKEFDIITGSVIRKDRGNVFIDLGKIEAVLGANEQMPGEEYNFNEKLKLYIVEVKNTTKGAQVGVSRTHPGLVKRLFELEVPEVFGGVVEIKSISREAGSRTKIAVYSNDENVDAMGACVGPKGIRVQNIVNELRNEKIDIIKWSKKSEEYISNALSPAKVLNVVVEEVSKSAKVIVEDNQLSLAIGKEGQNVRLAARLTGWKIDIKSRTQAQYNMEDIEDIEDIQVIENENKVIETITEE, encoded by the coding sequence ATGAATCAGGAATTTATTGAAGCATTGAGAGAAATTGTAGAACAAAAGGGAATCAGTGAAGATTTACTTTTTGAAACTATTGAGGATGCATTAGTTGCAGCATATAAGAAGAATTTTGCTACTCTATCTAATAGTAACCAAAGTGTAAAAGTGTCAATGAATAGAGAAACAGGTGAAATACATATTTATGGTCAAAAAACAGTTGTAGAAGAAGTATTTGAGGATGCCAATGAAATATCACTAGAAGGAGCTAAAGAATATAGCCCTAAATATCAAATTGATGATACTGTTGATATTGAAGTTACTCCAAGAAAATTTGGAAGAATAGCTGCACAAGCTGCAAAACAAGTGGTTATTCAAAGAATTAAAGAGGCTGAAAGAAATATAATTTACAATGAATTTATAACCAAAGAATTTGATATTATTACAGGAAGTGTTATAAGGAAAGATAGAGGAAATGTATTTATAGATTTAGGTAAAATTGAAGCTGTGCTTGGAGCTAATGAACAAATGCCTGGCGAGGAATATAATTTTAATGAAAAGTTGAAACTATATATTGTTGAAGTTAAAAATACTACTAAAGGTGCTCAAGTAGGAGTATCAAGAACGCATCCAGGTCTTGTAAAACGATTATTTGAATTAGAGGTGCCAGAAGTTTTTGGTGGAGTGGTTGAAATAAAAAGTATTTCAAGAGAAGCAGGATCAAGAACTAAGATTGCGGTATATTCAAACGATGAGAATGTTGATGCTATGGGAGCTTGTGTTGGGCCAAAAGGTATCAGAGTTCAAAATATAGTTAATGAATTAAGAAATGAAAAAATTGATATTATTAAATGGAGTAAGAAATCTGAAGAGTACATTTCAAATGCGCTAAGCCCTGCAAAAGTATTGAATGTAGTAGTTGAAGAAGTTTCTAAATCTGCAAAAGTTATAGTGGAAGATAATCAATTATCATTAGCTATTGGAAAAGAAGGTCAAAATGTTAGATTGGCAGCGAGATTAACAGGTTGGAAAATTGACATAAAAAGTAGAACACAAGCCCAATATAACATGGAAGATATTGAAGATATTGAAGATATTCAAGTTATTGAAAATGAAAATAAAGTAATTGAAACCATTACTGAAGAGTAG
- the rnpM gene encoding RNase P modulator RnpM, with protein MKVKKIPQRMCTGCMEMKCKKELLRIVHSKEGEISIDLTGKKPGRGAYVCKNMECFEKSFKTKRLERNLGGKISEEIYGKLRDKINYEDEVNHEQ; from the coding sequence ATGAAAGTGAAAAAAATACCTCAGCGCATGTGCACAGGTTGTATGGAAATGAAATGCAAAAAAGAATTATTACGCATAGTTCATAGCAAAGAAGGCGAAATTTCTATAGACTTAACAGGAAAAAAACCAGGTAGAGGCGCATATGTTTGTAAGAATATGGAATGCTTTGAAAAATCTTTTAAAACAAAAAGATTAGAGCGAAACTTAGGTGGAAAAATAAGTGAAGAAATTTATGGTAAACTAAGGGATAAGATAAATTACGAGGATGAGGTAAATCATGAACAATAA
- a CDS encoding ribosomal L7Ae/L30e/S12e/Gadd45 family protein, whose protein sequence is MMNNKFFQFLGLTKKAGKLIEGYNQCEDALSHGRGTLIILSEESATNTKDKFRRLAIKRVIPLIEGISNETLGKCLGRAEINVLCVNDKKMSNKLLSLWNENDE, encoded by the coding sequence ATCATGAACAATAAATTTTTTCAATTTTTGGGTTTAACTAAAAAGGCAGGCAAACTTATTGAAGGGTACAATCAATGTGAAGATGCACTATCACACGGGAGAGGGACCCTCATAATTTTGTCAGAGGAGAGCGCTACCAATACTAAAGATAAATTTAGAAGATTAGCTATCAAAAGGGTTATACCTCTTATAGAAGGAATATCCAATGAGACTTTAGGCAAGTGCTTAGGTAGAGCAGAAATCAATGTTTTGTGCGTAAATGACAAAAAAATGAGTAATAAGCTATTAAGCTTATGGAATGAAAATGATGAATAA